The proteins below come from a single Triticum aestivum cultivar Chinese Spring chromosome 5D, IWGSC CS RefSeq v2.1, whole genome shotgun sequence genomic window:
- the LOC123123480 gene encoding NEDD8-activating enzyme E1 regulatory subunit AXR1 isoform X1 — MAAAPSASASAVAVAEPKTKYDRQLRIWGDQGQAALEKASICLLNCGPTGTEALKNLVLGGIGSVTVVDDSKVEPSDLGNNFLLDEGCLGHSRAKSICSFLQELNDAVKAKYVEESVATMIDTNPSFFSEFTVVIATQLPESSLLKLDGICGSANIVLVAARSYGLTGLVRVSIKEHCVIESKPDHFLDDLRLHNPWTELKQFAKSIDICDKDAVVHKHTPYIVILVRLAEKWADAHDGQLPSTRQEKREFKDLIRAHMLNVDEDNYKEAVESSYKVSLTPGISNEIRQIIDDSSSEVNFSSSDFWVLVSALKEFITNEGNGELPLEGTIPDMTSLTEYYVSLQKIYQAKAESDCLAMEHRVKSILKRIGRDPESISRAYIKTFCKNTRKLKVCRYRSMEEEFSSPALSEVQKYFADEDSCYAMNFYVLLRAVDRLAASYSRLPGIFDSIGSTSEIVEDVPRLKAAAVSVLSDMGLKGASLSEDLVTEVCRFAGAEIHPVAAFIGGVASQEVIKLVTKQFVPLNGTFIFNGIDLKSQVLAL; from the exons atggccgccgccccatccgcctccgcctccgccgtcgccgttgccgagcCCAAGACCAAGTACGATCGCCAGCTCAG GATATGGGGTGATCAAGGACAGGCTGCACTGGAGAAGGCTAGCATATGCTTGCTTAACTGTGGCCCTACCGGAACTGAAGCGCTGAAGAACCTTGTGCTTGGAGGAATAGGGAGTGTTACTGTTGTTGATGATTCCAAAGTTGAACCGTCGGACCTGGGAAACAATTTTTTGT TGGATGAAGGGTGCTTGGGTCATTCAAGAGCAAAATCTATCTGTTCTTTCCTACAAGAGCTCAATGATGCTGTGAAAGCCAAATATGTTGAGGAGTCTGTAGCGACAATGATAGATACAAATCCTTCCTTCTTTTCCGAGTTCACTGTTGTCATTGCTACACAG CTTCCTGAGAGTTCTTTATTGAAATTAGATGGTATCTGCGGGAGCGCCAATATTGTTTTAGTTGCTGCGCGTTCATATGGTTTAACTGGCCTTGTCAGGGTCAGCATCAAG GAGCATTGTGTTATAGAATCAAAACCAGACCACTTCTTGGATGATTTACGGTTGCACAATCCCTGGACTGAACTCAAGCA ATTTGCAAAGTCAATTGATATATGCGACAAGGATGCCGTTGTGCACAAGCATACTCCATACATTGTTATCCTCGTGAGGCTTGCAGAAAAATGGGCAGATGCGCATGATGGGCAGTTACCTTCGACCAGGCAAGAGAAAAGGGAATTTAAG GACCTAATTCGAGCCCATATGCTTAACGTAGATGAAGACAATTACAAAGAAGCAGTAGAATCTTCATACAAAGTCTCATTAACTCCGGGAATCA GTAATGAAATCCGTCAGATAATTGATGATAGCTCCTCTGAAGTCAATTTTTCTTCTTCAGATTTTTGGGTTTTAGTGTCTGCTTTGAAG GAATTTATCACAAATGAGGGTAATGGTGAGCTACCTCTCGAGGGAACAATACCTGATATGACATCACTTACCGA GTATTATGTAAGCCTACAAAAGATTTACCAAGCTAAGGCTGAATCAGATTGTCTTGCCATGGAGCATCGTGTGAAGAGTATTTTGAAGCGGATTGGTAGAGATCCTGAATCTATTTCGAGGGCATATATCAAAACATTTTGCAAAAACACTAGAAAACTCAAA GTCTGTAGATACCGCAGTATGGAGGAGGAATTTAGCTCTCCAGCCCTATCTGAAGTTCAAAAGTACTTCGCCGACGAAGACAGTTG CTACGCAATGAACTTCTATGTTCTGCTACGTGCTGTTGACCGGCTTGCTGCCAGCTATAGCAGATTACCTGGAATATTCGACAG CATTGGGTCCACTAGTGAGATTGTTGAGGATGTTCCTAGGCTGAAGGCGGCTGCTGTCTCGGTGCTGAGTGACATGGGTTTGAAGGGAGCATCCTTGTCTGAAGACCTGGTTACTGAAGTGTGCCGTTTTGCGGGTGCAGAGATTCACCCCGTTGCTGCCTTTATTGGCGGAGTGGCCTCCCAGGAAGTAATCAAG CTGGTGACCAAGCAGTTTGTGCCGCTGAATGGAACATTCATATTCAACGGAATCGACCTCAAATCTCAAGTCTTGGCCTTATAA
- the LOC123123480 gene encoding NEDD8-activating enzyme E1 regulatory subunit AXR1 isoform X2: protein MAAAPSASASAVAVAEPKTKYDRQLRIWGDQGQAALEKASICLLNCGPTGTEALKNLVLGGIGSVTVVDDSKVEPSDLGNNFLLDEGCLGHSRAKSICSFLQELNDAVKAKYVEESVATMIDTNPSFFSEFTVVIATQLPESSLLKLDGICGSANIVLVAARSYGLTGLVRVSIKEHCVIESKPDHFLDDLRLHNPWTELKQFAKSIDICDKDAVVHKHTPYIVILVRLAEKWADAHDGQLPSTRQEKREFKDLIRAHMLNVDEDNYKEAVESSYKVSLTPGISNEIRQIIDDSSSEVNFSSSDFWVLVSALKEFITNEGNGELPLEGTIPDMTSLTEYYVSLQKIYQAKAESDCLAMEHRVKSILKRIGRDPESISRAYIKTFCKNTRKLKVCRYRSMEEEFSSPALSEVQKYFADEDSCYAMNFYVLLRAVDRLAASYSRLPGIFDSEIVEDVPRLKAAAVSVLSDMGLKGASLSEDLVTEVCRFAGAEIHPVAAFIGGVASQEVIKLVTKQFVPLNGTFIFNGIDLKSQVLAL, encoded by the exons atggccgccgccccatccgcctccgcctccgccgtcgccgttgccgagcCCAAGACCAAGTACGATCGCCAGCTCAG GATATGGGGTGATCAAGGACAGGCTGCACTGGAGAAGGCTAGCATATGCTTGCTTAACTGTGGCCCTACCGGAACTGAAGCGCTGAAGAACCTTGTGCTTGGAGGAATAGGGAGTGTTACTGTTGTTGATGATTCCAAAGTTGAACCGTCGGACCTGGGAAACAATTTTTTGT TGGATGAAGGGTGCTTGGGTCATTCAAGAGCAAAATCTATCTGTTCTTTCCTACAAGAGCTCAATGATGCTGTGAAAGCCAAATATGTTGAGGAGTCTGTAGCGACAATGATAGATACAAATCCTTCCTTCTTTTCCGAGTTCACTGTTGTCATTGCTACACAG CTTCCTGAGAGTTCTTTATTGAAATTAGATGGTATCTGCGGGAGCGCCAATATTGTTTTAGTTGCTGCGCGTTCATATGGTTTAACTGGCCTTGTCAGGGTCAGCATCAAG GAGCATTGTGTTATAGAATCAAAACCAGACCACTTCTTGGATGATTTACGGTTGCACAATCCCTGGACTGAACTCAAGCA ATTTGCAAAGTCAATTGATATATGCGACAAGGATGCCGTTGTGCACAAGCATACTCCATACATTGTTATCCTCGTGAGGCTTGCAGAAAAATGGGCAGATGCGCATGATGGGCAGTTACCTTCGACCAGGCAAGAGAAAAGGGAATTTAAG GACCTAATTCGAGCCCATATGCTTAACGTAGATGAAGACAATTACAAAGAAGCAGTAGAATCTTCATACAAAGTCTCATTAACTCCGGGAATCA GTAATGAAATCCGTCAGATAATTGATGATAGCTCCTCTGAAGTCAATTTTTCTTCTTCAGATTTTTGGGTTTTAGTGTCTGCTTTGAAG GAATTTATCACAAATGAGGGTAATGGTGAGCTACCTCTCGAGGGAACAATACCTGATATGACATCACTTACCGA GTATTATGTAAGCCTACAAAAGATTTACCAAGCTAAGGCTGAATCAGATTGTCTTGCCATGGAGCATCGTGTGAAGAGTATTTTGAAGCGGATTGGTAGAGATCCTGAATCTATTTCGAGGGCATATATCAAAACATTTTGCAAAAACACTAGAAAACTCAAA GTCTGTAGATACCGCAGTATGGAGGAGGAATTTAGCTCTCCAGCCCTATCTGAAGTTCAAAAGTACTTCGCCGACGAAGACAGTTG CTACGCAATGAACTTCTATGTTCTGCTACGTGCTGTTGACCGGCTTGCTGCCAGCTATAGCAGATTACCTGGAATATTCGACAG TGAGATTGTTGAGGATGTTCCTAGGCTGAAGGCGGCTGCTGTCTCGGTGCTGAGTGACATGGGTTTGAAGGGAGCATCCTTGTCTGAAGACCTGGTTACTGAAGTGTGCCGTTTTGCGGGTGCAGAGATTCACCCCGTTGCTGCCTTTATTGGCGGAGTGGCCTCCCAGGAAGTAATCAAG CTGGTGACCAAGCAGTTTGTGCCGCTGAATGGAACATTCATATTCAACGGAATCGACCTCAAATCTCAAGTCTTGGCCTTATAA
- the LOC123123480 gene encoding NEDD8-activating enzyme E1 regulatory subunit AXR1 isoform X3: MAAAPSASASAVAVAEPKTKYDRQLRIWGDQGQAALEKASICLLNCGPTGTEALKNLVLGGIGSVTVVDDSKVEPSDLGNNFLLDEGCLGHSRAKSICSFLQELNDAVKAKYVEESVATMIDTNPSFFSEFTVVIATQLPESSLLKLDGICGSANIVLVAARSYGLTGLVRVSIKEHCVIESKPDHFLDDLRLHNPWTELKQFAKSIDICDKDAVVHKHTPYIVILVRLAEKWADAHDGQLPSTRQEKREFKDLIRAHMLNVDEDNYKEAVESSYKVSLTPGISNEIRQIIDDSSSEVNFSSSDFWVLVSALKEFITNEGNGELPLEGTIPDMTSLTEYYVSLQKIYQAKAESDCLAMEHRVKSILKRIGRDPESISRAYIKTFCKNTRKLKVCRYRSMEEEFSSPALSEVQKYFADEDSCYAMNFYVLLRAVDRLAASYSRLPGIFDRLKAAAVSVLSDMGLKGASLSEDLVTEVCRFAGAEIHPVAAFIGGVASQEVIKLVTKQFVPLNGTFIFNGIDLKSQVLAL, translated from the exons atggccgccgccccatccgcctccgcctccgccgtcgccgttgccgagcCCAAGACCAAGTACGATCGCCAGCTCAG GATATGGGGTGATCAAGGACAGGCTGCACTGGAGAAGGCTAGCATATGCTTGCTTAACTGTGGCCCTACCGGAACTGAAGCGCTGAAGAACCTTGTGCTTGGAGGAATAGGGAGTGTTACTGTTGTTGATGATTCCAAAGTTGAACCGTCGGACCTGGGAAACAATTTTTTGT TGGATGAAGGGTGCTTGGGTCATTCAAGAGCAAAATCTATCTGTTCTTTCCTACAAGAGCTCAATGATGCTGTGAAAGCCAAATATGTTGAGGAGTCTGTAGCGACAATGATAGATACAAATCCTTCCTTCTTTTCCGAGTTCACTGTTGTCATTGCTACACAG CTTCCTGAGAGTTCTTTATTGAAATTAGATGGTATCTGCGGGAGCGCCAATATTGTTTTAGTTGCTGCGCGTTCATATGGTTTAACTGGCCTTGTCAGGGTCAGCATCAAG GAGCATTGTGTTATAGAATCAAAACCAGACCACTTCTTGGATGATTTACGGTTGCACAATCCCTGGACTGAACTCAAGCA ATTTGCAAAGTCAATTGATATATGCGACAAGGATGCCGTTGTGCACAAGCATACTCCATACATTGTTATCCTCGTGAGGCTTGCAGAAAAATGGGCAGATGCGCATGATGGGCAGTTACCTTCGACCAGGCAAGAGAAAAGGGAATTTAAG GACCTAATTCGAGCCCATATGCTTAACGTAGATGAAGACAATTACAAAGAAGCAGTAGAATCTTCATACAAAGTCTCATTAACTCCGGGAATCA GTAATGAAATCCGTCAGATAATTGATGATAGCTCCTCTGAAGTCAATTTTTCTTCTTCAGATTTTTGGGTTTTAGTGTCTGCTTTGAAG GAATTTATCACAAATGAGGGTAATGGTGAGCTACCTCTCGAGGGAACAATACCTGATATGACATCACTTACCGA GTATTATGTAAGCCTACAAAAGATTTACCAAGCTAAGGCTGAATCAGATTGTCTTGCCATGGAGCATCGTGTGAAGAGTATTTTGAAGCGGATTGGTAGAGATCCTGAATCTATTTCGAGGGCATATATCAAAACATTTTGCAAAAACACTAGAAAACTCAAA GTCTGTAGATACCGCAGTATGGAGGAGGAATTTAGCTCTCCAGCCCTATCTGAAGTTCAAAAGTACTTCGCCGACGAAGACAGTTG CTACGCAATGAACTTCTATGTTCTGCTACGTGCTGTTGACCGGCTTGCTGCCAGCTATAGCAGATTACCTGGAATATTCGACAG GCTGAAGGCGGCTGCTGTCTCGGTGCTGAGTGACATGGGTTTGAAGGGAGCATCCTTGTCTGAAGACCTGGTTACTGAAGTGTGCCGTTTTGCGGGTGCAGAGATTCACCCCGTTGCTGCCTTTATTGGCGGAGTGGCCTCCCAGGAAGTAATCAAG CTGGTGACCAAGCAGTTTGTGCCGCTGAATGGAACATTCATATTCAACGGAATCGACCTCAAATCTCAAGTCTTGGCCTTATAA
- the LOC123125986 gene encoding zinc finger protein ZAT12 yields MGAGMKRAREEEPTVPLALSLSTDSASSAVTSADSGAAGPAKRRRGVVVATSGEGEFVCKTCGRAFATFQALGGHRTSHLRGRHGLELGVGVARAIKERKKREEKQHQCHICGLGFEMGQALGGHMRRHREEMAPRRADDRWVALLPDQEVAGQQAAADQPPPVLLELFV; encoded by the coding sequence ATGGGAGCTGGGATGAAGCGCGCGAGGGAGGAGGAACCAACCGTGCCGCTGGCGCTGTCCCTCAGCACGGACTCGGCGTCTTCCGCCGTGACGTCGGCGGACTCGGGCGCCGCTGGGCCGGCCAAGCGCAGGAGGGGCGTCGTGGTGGCGACGTCGGGGGAGGGGGAGTTCGTGTGCAAGACGTGCGGCCGGGCCTTCGCGACGTTCCAGGCGCTGGGCGGGCACCGGACCAGCCACCTCCGCGGCCGCCACGGGCTGGAGCTCGGTGTCGGCGTCGCCAGGGCAATCAAGGAACGGAAAAAGCGCGAGGAGAAACAACACCAGTGTCACATCTGCGGGCTGGGCTTCGAGATGGGACAGGCGCTCGGGGGGCACATGAGGCGGCACCGCGAGGAGATGGCACCACGCCGCGCCGACGATCGCTGGGTCGCGCTGCTGCCGGATCAGGAGGTGGCGGGGCAGCAGGCCGCCGCCGACCAGCCGCCGCCCGTCTTGCTCGAGCTGTTCGTCTAG